The Pirellulales bacterium DNA segment CTACTGCCGCTGCGTGGCAACGATCGCGCCGAGTGATTGAATCTTTCGTGCACTCGGCGGATTCCATCCTGCACGCGGTGAGGGAAGGATCGGTTTGCGGGTCCTGCGATCTTTAAACCGCGCGAGATCGATGCATCGCGCGATCCAGGTCCTCGGGACGGGCGACAGGGCAAGAACGAGACCACTTTGCCGCCGAACGTCGTTAACAAACACAATCGGCCCTCAGGCCGAAATCGGCTAAGCACGACTATGCCACAAACGCTGGCCTAATTTCTAGAGGAAAAAAGAGCTTTTCACCACGGAAACGCGGAGGCGCCCTGCGAAATGCGCACGCCAGGAAATGGCAATCAGCGTTGATCGCTTGCTGCTGCTTACGCGAACAGCTCTTTGATTACGCGGCCGCTGTTGGCGATCTTCATGGGGCGGTTGTTTTTGCTGGTGAAGGTGGTTTCCAGCGACACGCCCAATGCTTTCAGAACCGAGGCCATCAGATCCTCGGACTTGTAGGGATCGGTCGTGACTTCGGTACCGTCTTCGTTGGTGGCGCCGACGGTGGTGCCTCCCTTGATGCCTGATCCACCGACCACAACGCTCCAACTGCGGGCCCAGTGGTCACGGCCAGCGGTGCCATTGATTCGCGGGGTGCGGCCGAATTCGCCCATCCACAGGACGACCGTATCGTCCAGCAGTCCGCGCTCGTCGAGTTCCTGCATGAGTGTGCTCATGCCCTTGTCGACCGTGGCCAATTGCCGTTCGAGATTCGTGAAGACGTTGCTGTGCATGTCCCAGCCGCCGAAATCGACCTCGACGAAGGGGACGCCTTCTTCGACCAAACGGCGGGCCATCAGGCAGCCGTTGCCGAAGCCGTTTCTACCGTAAGCGTCGCGCACCTTGGCAGGCTCGCTATTGATCTTGAAGGCGCCCATTTGCTTACTAGTGAACAGCGAGACGGTTTTTTCCAGCACCTTGGCGTGCTCCGAGGCCGCTTCGCCGCGGTTCTGGCCGATGAAACCTTTTTCGATCGAGGCCAGCATCTCCATGCGCTGCGCCAGACGATCCTCTTTCAGTGAGGTGGCCGCGTTGCGCACGTCACCGTTGAAATCAACGACGAACGGGGCGTAGGTCATCCCCAGGAAGCCAGGGCCGACGCTTCCGCCACCGACGGAGACGAACGGTGGAATCTGCAAGTCACTGATGTGGTTTGCCAGTTCATGGCTGACGACCGAGCCGTAGCCGGGATGCTCGATCGTGGGATTGGGGACGTAGCCGGTGTGCATGTAATACCGGCCGCGCGTGTGATCGGCTTCGCGAGTACTCATCGAGCGAACGATCGACAGATGCTTCATCTGCTTGGCCATCAGCGGCAGATGCTCGCAGATTTGCATGTCGCCGGTCGTCGAGATCGGTTTGAAGCTGCCGCCGGTCGGCGCGCCGGGCTTCATGTCCCAGATATCGATCGTGCTGGGACCGCCCCCCATGTACAGCAGGATCGCCGCCTTGTGGTGCCGCTTCAGGCTTTTGGTATTCGCAGCCAGCGAGTTTGTGAAATTGATCGCCGGCAGGGCCAGGGCCGACGCGCCCGCCAGATGCTCGAGGAAATGACGTCGCGTCATGCCAGCGGGCGTGCGGAAGAGGCGATTCATGGCGATTTCCTCGGTACCTGATTTGCGCCGCCATTCGAGCGGCAGGCAATTCACTAGTGATTCAAAATGAATTCGTTGCTGTTGAGCACGGCCCACCAGATGTCTTGCAGGGCTGCCATGCCGTCGCCGCCGCGCGCCATGAGCAGCGCGTTGGCCATTTGCATTTCCATTGCTGATGGTCGGCGGGCCAGGGCCGACATGTACAACACGTCGATCTTGGCCGTCGGTTTCATGTTACTCGTGGCCACTTTGTAGAGAAAGCTGCCCGGCTCGTCCTTCGTGGCGTTCTGAATCAAATCGCCGTTCATCATCATCAACGTTTGCGGAATCGTGCCGTTGAAGGTCGTGGTGTCGTCCCCTTCGTCGGTGCCGAAGGCGATGGTGAACTGCTCGAGCCAGGACCCCTTGCTCTTTTCCTGTTGCTCGAAGTTGCCCTTGGTCTTGTCGGCTTCGGTGGCGGTGAGCAGCGACTCGTAGAGTTCCTCGGCCCGCATCTGCCGCAGGTAGAAATGGCTGAACAGCGGTTTCTCGCCCAATGCGGGGTCATCGCGCTTGTTCTTCGGGCCGACTTTGCTCGACAGCGAATACGCCTCGGAGAGCGTGATCCAGCGAATGAGTTGCTTCAGGTCGTGCCCGTGGGCCGAGAACTCACTACCGAGCTTTTCCAGCAGCTCGGGATGCGAAGCAGCATTGTGCGGCCCGAGATCGTCGATCGGCTTCGTGAAGCCGTAGCCCAGGAAGTGGGCCCACATGCGATTGACGATGGCCTTGCCCAGGTACTCGCTGCGGACGATCAGCTTGGCCAGTTCCTCGCGGCGATTCACTTCGTCGGCGTAGCCGCTGTGATTGATCTGCGTGCCGTCGACGAACGTTGGGTAAGCAACCCTGGTGGTGCCGTCGCGCAGCTCGAAATAGATCTCGGCGTCTTTTGGATTCTTGTTGCTTTCGCCGGGGAAGTCTTCGTTCTCTAGTCGCGCGTAGTCGACTTCTTGATTCCGACCGGCGAATGTCCGCAGCGCCTTGGTCTGGCGGAAGAAGGCGTTCATCCCCCAGAACTGATCCTGCTTCCAATCGTTGAACGGGTGGTTATGACATTGCGTGCATTGCACCTGCAGGCCGAGGAAGTAGCGGGCCGTTTTGGCCGTGGCCGTGGAAGCGTTTTCTTGCAGATTGTCGAGCAGGAAGTTGACCGCGCCGTTGTACCCCTCTTCGCCCGGCTTGCTCGATCCGGTGGCGCTCACCAGCTCGAAGACCATGGCGTCGTAGCTTTTGTTCTTCAAGAGCCCACGACGCAGCCACTGCTGCATTCCGTCTCGATTTACCAGCCGGCGGCGATCGCGCTGCGCGGGAGGCCGGCCAATCAGCAGGTTGGTCCAGATGGCCGTCCAATTGCGGGCATACTCTTCGGAGTATTTGTCCGACTCGAGCAGCTTATCGACCAAGGCCCGGCGTTTGGTCGCAGGCTTGTCCTTGGTCGCGGTAAAGCTGGTCAGTTCGTCGACCGTGGGAATTCGCCCCAGCACGTCGAGATAGACACGGCGGCACCATTCGCCATCGGTCGCCGACGGAGAAGGAGCGATACCGGCGTCTTTCCACCCTTGGCGAATGGCCGCATCGATCGCGGCAATGATTTCGGCGTCGGTCGTGGCGCTCGTGGCTTCGGGCTTCGCCGCGGGATCGGTTTGCGGCGCGGCCGGCGCATTGCGGGCCGTCGTCACGGCTTTCTCGGCGGCGATGGCCGTCGAGGCCAGAAGAATTACGCAGATCGCGGCCGAGACGGCGCGCGAAGAAACGAGCGATTGCGTTGCCAAGACGAAGTCGATCCCGTGAGCCCTGAGAATTGGGCGAAAGCGGCTTTGGAGTAAGCGGCAGAACTTCACCGCACACGCTCGATTCTATGCCCGCAAACTCGTCTGGTCACGTGCTCGGGAGGGCCAAATTTTTTTTCAAAATCGTGGCAGAGAAAGGTTCAGAAGGCAAGTTTCGCGATGATGACTCCCAAATCGAAACGCTCAAAAATGTATCGTTTCGCAACACTTGTGCAATTTCGATACACACCCCCTAAAACAACGGAACGAGTCGAGAACCGTCTGCCCTACCGTAGGTTCTCGACTCGTTATTTAGCAGTATGTCGCCGGTGCCTCGCTTACCGGCCGAAGTTGGATTTAGGGCTTGCGCGACCCTGCATTTATTAATTGCACACCCAACAATTACTGCTTTACCGTTGCACCCCTAGCCTCTTCTCATAACCGGCCCCGTACTGCTATAGCTCTGTCCCGAGCCTCTTCAAGAGCTTGGAAAAGCGATACAGCAAACCTCGCGGTTTACCCTTAAAGCAAACAGCGTGCCATTGATGATCGCGCGACGTTGCGATGGGCCTCTTACGGCATTCGAGTCGCCGTCAGCGCACCGCGCTATCGCGCACGATCAAGCAGCTTCTTTGAACTGCATGCTGTAGAGGCGGCTGTAGAGATCCGAGCGCCGTATCAGTTCATCATGCGCGCCGACGTCGAGAATTCGCCCGCCTTGCATCACCACGATTCGATCTGCCAGTGCCAAGGTGGCCATACGGTGGGTGATGATGACGGTCGTGCGATTGCGGGTGAATTGCTCCAGCACCTTGTGGATGAGCTGCTCGCTCTCGAGGTCGATCTGGCTGGTGGCTTCGTCCAGGATCAATATGCTGGGATCGCGGAGGATGGCCCGCGCCAGGGAGATCCGCTGCCGCTGCCCGCCCGAGAGCATACTGCCGCGAGGGCCGACGACGGTTTCGTATCCATGCTCGAGCTTGGTCTCAATGAACTGGGCGTGCGCCTGCTGGGCCGCGGCCATTACCTCGGCCCGCGTCGCATGAGGCGAGCCGTAGCGGATGTTGTTGTAGACGGTATCGTCGAACAGCAGCGTCTCTTGCGTCACTAGGCCGATTTGCGAGCGGATATCCGTCAATCGGGCGTTGCGCAGGTCGACGCCGTCGAGCTTCACGCTTCCCTTGATGGGGTCGTAAAACCGCGGGATGAGATTAGCAAGCGTCGATTTCCCGCAGCCGTTGGGGCCGACGATCGCGATCGTCTCGCCGAAGGCGATCCGCAGATTAATGTCCTGCAGTACCGGCTGCGCGGGATAGTAATGGAACTGGATCCCCTCGAAGGCCAATTCGCGACAGTGGCGCGGCAAGGGGCGGGCCTGAGGCGGATCGAACACGGTCGGCTCGCGATCGATGAGCTGATAGATCCGTTCGGCCGCGGCACTGGCTCGCTGCAGCCGGCTGAAGACTTCGGACAGCTTACGGGCAGGCTCGCTGGCTCCGGCCAACAAACCGAAAAAGACCATCAGGTCTTGAATTTCCAGCGGACGCTCGCTCATGCGGATGCCAAACAGGAAGCATTCCTGCTTAATTCCCAAGTAGGCACCGGCCAATAGCGCCACGACAATCGTCGCCAGACCCAGCATCTCGACCAGCGGTCGAGTGAGGGAGTCGTAGCGGGCGATTTTCATCGACTTTTTGTAGTACTTTTTGCTGATTTGATGGAAGCGGTTGCGCTCGTGGCGTTCCATCGTGAACGCTTTCACGACCTTGATGCCTTGCAGCGTTTCGTCGAGCGTGCTGTAGATCTGCGACATCTCTTCCATGGCTCGGCGATTGGCTCGCTTGAGCGCTTTCGAAAGCGCGCCGATCGACAACGCAGCTAGCGGCGCAACGAGCAGCGACAAGACCAGCAATTGCCAACTGATCCAGGCGGCGCCAGCGAGGCAGGCGACCATCTTCAACGGCTCGCGGATGAACTTGCCGAACAGCTCGCGCAGCCCGTTGGCCAGACATTCCATGTCGTACGTAAAGCGGCTCATCAGGTCGCTGGCTCCCTCGGCATTAAAATGCGCGAGGTCCATGCGCAGCGTATGACGGTAGAACGTCTTGGTAAGGTCGAAGATCGCCAGTTGCACCATCCGCGAAACGAGAATCGCGTTAACGATCAGGAATAAGCATTTCACGAGCGTGCTGGCGAGCAGAAACAGCGCAATCATCAAGATCGTCTTGAACGCATCACGCGGCATGTAGGGAGTGATGACGCGATCGCGTATCCACTGCATGCCACCATTCCAGCGCCGCTCGGCCACGAGCTCGCGCTCGGTGCGGCCGAGCGTCTTCAGGGCCTTTCGATCGGGCTCGCCGGCTCCGGCCAACTGCTTCTGCAGCTCGGCCTCGTCCGTGGTGAGTTGCTGAATGCGATCGTTCGAGTGATTGATCGACTTATCGGCCCACTCGTGCAGGGACTTACCCTCCATCGCGACGGCGATGAAAGGATAAATGACGCTGATGTTTCCGCCCCACAGCACGGCCACGCAAATGGCGCACGCGACCGATGCGGCGAACGTCCAGCGATGCCGCAACGTCAGGCGCAGCGCCCTGCGATAGCTGTTCATCCTTGAACCCCCTGCAAACCCGAATTGAATCGTATGATCAAGCGCGGCAGAACGCCGCGCGAAGGATGCTGGACCGTCCTTGGCAATCCAAGCCGCAACTTGTAGCAGAAGCGCCAAAATGGGCCAAGACCGCTTGCAAGCGGGTGCTAGCAGCAGCGATCGATCAATCTGCCAATCAGGCTAACTTCGTGATGCGGCCGACCAGTTCGTCGTGCTCGAAGGTGCGATTCAGAGGCACCATCAGATAGGTCGCGTTTTCGCCGCAGCAGTCCAGAATGATCTGCGTGTCGTTCGGCACGCCGAAGCCGGCGGGGCATGGCTCGTGCCCGTGAACCAGCGTCGTGGCGTTTACCTTTTTGGCAAAGGCCTTGGCGTTTTCGGGGCGATAGTCACGCCCCCACACCATGCGAAACACGTCGCCGTTCTCTTTCAGATCCAGCGCCTCGAGGGGACGCTTCAGTACGCCCGTGTCAAAGCCACGCAGCTCGACCTGCTCGGGCAGGCTATGGCAGACGAATACGCCGCCGGGCAGGCGAACTCCTAGCGGACAACTGCGCAAGAATTCGACATAGGCCTCGCGGACTTTTTCCGTCGCCGGTCCATACATTTCTTGCAGGCCCAGGCGGAACATCAGGTTCAGCATCCGCTTAGCCTTGAGAATCGGATAGTCGGTCAGCTCGGCCAGCTCGTGATTCGACAGAATGAAATGCACACGGTCGGTGTAGGTCGCCTTGAGCTTGGCGACGTCTTCGAGCATGCCGTGCGACATGTCGCCATTGTTCGTGGGATAGGTCGGCCCGCCGTGGCAGACTTCCTGCAGAATCAGATGGCGGCGCGGATTATGTTCGAGATCGGCGATCCGCTTGATGGCGTTGAAATTGCGCCGATTGCCGTGCAGATCGGCCGTGATCATCACGTCGTCGCCGATTTCCGGCGTAAGAACGATGACATTGCCCTCGCGGACGGCGCATGCCAGATTCGCCTTGGTCGCCCGCTGGTAAGTGGCGATCACTCCTTCGATATATTCGATGCTAGCAACCATGTATCACAGCATAACACGAGGAGTCGGAACCGCGATAACCTGCCGCCGCAATCGCTGGGCGCTTGGCCTGACTTCGCGTTCTGAAGAATAGTACCTGCCCCCTAATCGTCCCCCGCACCATCGCGCGGATTCGCGGGTGCCGGCGGCATGGCGGCGATCCATTCGCGCACCAAGGCCAACCCCTCTTCGTGAATCAGTCGCTTGCCGAGCTCAGGCATCATGATGCCAGCGTCGGTCGAGCCGGTGCGAAATACAAGAATCGATTCGTCTGGCTTGCCCGGCACAATGTCCCAGGCGAGCCGGCCCGAGCCTCGTCCCGCTGCGACCGGTGGCTTCATGATGCCCCAAGCCGTGGGATTGGTTTGCGCGATCGTGAGATCAAGCCCGGAATTGCGCGCCGGACCTTTTGGGTTGTGGCAATGGGCACAATTGATTTCCAGCCAGGCGCGGGCCCGGGCATCGAGCGTGCCGCTGTGCGGATCATCCCACACGGCCAGTCGTGGGGCGGCATCTGGCGTCGGTGCGCCGGTCAGTGCGCCGATGCGAGTCCAATGTGCCAACTGATTCTCGGCGCCGTGAAAGTAGGCGAAATCGCGATTCAATTGCCGGGCTTTCGGCCCGATCGGCGTCATCGCATCACCCTGCTTATGGCACCCTTTGCATTGGTTGGCGTTCGGGATGATGTAGTTGTTTTTCCGCTCGGTGCCGTCGGTGTGGATCCAACTGACGTCGAGAGTGCCGCCGGCGACGTCCAAGGTTGCTTCGGTTTGCTCGTCATTCCAAAGATACGGCAGGCCCACCCAGCCATCGGCCTCGTGCTTTAGGATGCGCGTTTCCAGCAGGCGGCGGCTGAGTTCCGGCTGGCGCATATCGCGCGGATAAGCGAACGTTTTCGCGATCACGGTGCCGACCGGAAAATCGAAGGCGTCCTCAGCGTTGTACTTCGCGCTCGTGCCTTGCGGCAGTCGCACGAAGCGAAACTTGGACGTGTAATCCGAAAACAGCGGCGTGTTCAAGTCGTAGGGGATCACCCCTTCGACCGGTTCCTGCGTGGCGCCGTTGCCTGTGAACAGGCCGTATTCGGACAACTTCTCAGGAGGCGCGCCGGCCTGCGGCCCGGGTGCGGCTGTGCCGCACCCGATTGCCGCGAGCGCGATCAATAGCAATAACGACCGCGCGCCGTGACGCGCGATGAAACGAGTAAGGTATCGGCACACGATTGCGCTCACTTCACGCCGGCGATCGATACGGGGGATAGGGCCGACAATTGGCCTTCGTAAGCCGCCAGGTCACGCACGATATTTGGCTTCTTGTTCGACAGAACATTGGCCGGCGTGAACGATCCGCCATCGAAATTCACGAAGTCGGCGTCGCCGTTGTTGTGAATCCGCAGACGCATCGCCTCGGGCAGATCGCCGTCGACGACTTTCTTTTCGTCACGCATACCGTCGAACATGATGTCCGGGAACGGCGAACCCAGGATCTTGCCCAGGATGCCGGCCAGGTCGCCGGCGGGGGCTTCACCATTGTTGACGAACTTATTGTCGTGGACGTAGACGCCCTCGCAGTAGGGATCGTACCCCTCGTCCTTGATCGGCTTTTGATTGATCAGGTAGCTGACGATCAACAGGCCCGTGCTCTTGTTGTTCTCGACCTTGTTGCCGAAGAATTCAACCTGGTCATTGGCCATTAGCATCAAGCCGGTGCCTGGCGGGACGGTGGCGACGATATTCCCCTTGGGAGCGAAATTGTCGTGGTTGTTGCCGTCGACCGTGTTGTTGAAGACGCGGCAGTTGCGTCCTTCCTTCTTCGGCAGATCGGGGAGCGAGAAGACCAGGATGCCGCCCGTGTTATCGGTGGCCACGTTTTCGTAGACGTCGGCATTGACCGAGTTTTCGATCTCGATGCCGGCCACGTTCTTCTCGGCGCGGTTGCGACGAACAATGATGTTCTCGGACTGGCCCACGTAGACTCCAGCGTCCGAAGCGCCGATCGCGATGCAATCTTCGATCAGTACATCGGTGCAAAGCACGGGATATATTCCGTATGCGCCGTTGGTTTCCTTGGCACCGCCGGTCCATTCGGCACGAACGCGGCGAAAGGCCACGCGCTTCGTGTCTTGCACCTTGATGGCGTCCCCTTTGCAATCTTCGACGGCCAGATCTTCGATGGCGACATTCTCGGGGCATGTAATGCGCAGCCCTTCGCCGCCGGTTCCTTGCTGTTGCTTGGTGAAGCTGAGGATCGTCTTGTCCTGCCCTTGTCCGCGGATCGTGACGTTGCTGACGTCCTCGAGCGACAGGGTCGAATCGAATTCGAACTTGCCGGCGCCGAACTCGATGGTCGAGCCGGGCTTGGCATTGATCAAAGCGGTTTGCGCGCGCTTCTGGGCGTCAGCACCCGGCTCGATGCGGGTGACGTTTGCAGATTTCTTTTCGCTCGGAGCGTGGCTGCATCCGGCGACGATAGTGGTTGCACCCAAGAGGGTTGCGACGAGGAACAGCTTTGCGCGCACCATAAGTCTCCTTGACCGAAGCAGAAATTCGAAATGATCGACGTCTACTGGTTCGCTCCGCGACCGCCACTTGCCACGGGTAACCAGATGCTGGCGCCGCCCCCCGGGACCACGCCGCCCGGTCATTATAGACATGCGTCGCCAGCGGCAGAAAGGTATGCCATGCCCGCCGACGGGGAATACGCGGCGAGAATCCCCGGTTTCCGAGCTTGAGAGCCGAGGCACATTGCTGACCCGTCCTGGCGATGCAGCGGCAATCGAAGGACGCCGGGATTCGCCCCGACTTTTCAGGCCGGGCCAAGGCTGCCGGTAATTCGGATTTGCTCGATTTTGCCGCTCGTGCCGTCCGATAAACCCCGGTAGACGGTCCTGAAGTCTGGCAATCGCCGGGCATTATGGGCCCACGACCACAAGACAAATCGTGGCGGGCGCGACAATTGAGAGGATTCAGGCTGCCGGCCTTGGCCGTGCGGGAACGTCCGCGCGGGGGGGCGCTCTGGCGGCGATCTCCGTCGTGCTGCCTTGCAGATTTCCCGGGGGGGATTGCAGTGGACGGGCTTGATCGAGTCGATCGGCCGCGCTGCTAGCGGATCGCTGGAGAGGATCGACTGGCTGATGCCAACCGGGGGCGTCGAGCCGTCGTCCGAGCGAATAAGGAAATTCGGCACATGAAGAGGTTATTGCTAGCCGTCAGCCTGGCGGCGCTCGTTGGCTCTAGTTCCGGCTGCTGCTTGTTCGACCGGATCTTTGGCCACGGCGGCTGCGCAGCGTGCTGCGGCAAATGCGGGCCCTATCCCGGTGGTTGCGCGCCTGGTTACAACCCTGGCGGCGGCGCCTGTGGTCCGGGCGGTTGCGCGACTGGTAACTGTGGTGGGGGCGATTGTTC contains these protein-coding regions:
- a CDS encoding DUF1549 domain-containing protein, producing the protein MATQSLVSSRAVSAAICVILLASTAIAAEKAVTTARNAPAAPQTDPAAKPEATSATTDAEIIAAIDAAIRQGWKDAGIAPSPSATDGEWCRRVYLDVLGRIPTVDELTSFTATKDKPATKRRALVDKLLESDKYSEEYARNWTAIWTNLLIGRPPAQRDRRRLVNRDGMQQWLRRGLLKNKSYDAMVFELVSATGSSKPGEEGYNGAVNFLLDNLQENASTATAKTARYFLGLQVQCTQCHNHPFNDWKQDQFWGMNAFFRQTKALRTFAGRNQEVDYARLENEDFPGESNKNPKDAEIYFELRDGTTRVAYPTFVDGTQINHSGYADEVNRREELAKLIVRSEYLGKAIVNRMWAHFLGYGFTKPIDDLGPHNAASHPELLEKLGSEFSAHGHDLKQLIRWITLSEAYSLSSKVGPKNKRDDPALGEKPLFSHFYLRQMRAEELYESLLTATEADKTKGNFEQQEKSKGSWLEQFTIAFGTDEGDDTTTFNGTIPQTLMMMNGDLIQNATKDEPGSFLYKVATSNMKPTAKIDVLYMSALARRPSAMEMQMANALLMARGGDGMAALQDIWWAVLNSNEFILNH
- a CDS encoding parallel beta-helix domain-containing protein, which gives rise to MVRAKLFLVATLLGATTIVAGCSHAPSEKKSANVTRIEPGADAQKRAQTALINAKPGSTIEFGAGKFEFDSTLSLEDVSNVTIRGQGQDKTILSFTKQQQGTGGEGLRITCPENVAIEDLAVEDCKGDAIKVQDTKRVAFRRVRAEWTGGAKETNGAYGIYPVLCTDVLIEDCIAIGASDAGVYVGQSENIIVRRNRAEKNVAGIEIENSVNADVYENVATDNTGGILVFSLPDLPKKEGRNCRVFNNTVDGNNHDNFAPKGNIVATVPPGTGLMLMANDQVEFFGNKVENNKSTGLLIVSYLINQKPIKDEGYDPYCEGVYVHDNKFVNNGEAPAGDLAGILGKILGSPFPDIMFDGMRDEKKVVDGDLPEAMRLRIHNNGDADFVNFDGGSFTPANVLSNKKPNIVRDLAAYEGQLSALSPVSIAGVK
- a CDS encoding DUF1501 domain-containing protein; protein product: MNRLFRTPAGMTRRHFLEHLAGASALALPAINFTNSLAANTKSLKRHHKAAILLYMGGGPSTIDIWDMKPGAPTGGSFKPISTTGDMQICEHLPLMAKQMKHLSIVRSMSTREADHTRGRYYMHTGYVPNPTIEHPGYGSVVSHELANHISDLQIPPFVSVGGGSVGPGFLGMTYAPFVVDFNGDVRNAATSLKEDRLAQRMEMLASIEKGFIGQNRGEAASEHAKVLEKTVSLFTSKQMGAFKINSEPAKVRDAYGRNGFGNGCLMARRLVEEGVPFVEVDFGGWDMHSNVFTNLERQLATVDKGMSTLMQELDERGLLDDTVVLWMGEFGRTPRINGTAGRDHWARSWSVVVGGSGIKGGTTVGATNEDGTEVTTDPYKSEDLMASVLKALGVSLETTFTSKNNRPMKIANSGRVIKELFA
- a CDS encoding SO2930 family diheme c-type cytochrome; translation: MCRYLTRFIARHGARSLLLLIALAAIGCGTAAPGPQAGAPPEKLSEYGLFTGNGATQEPVEGVIPYDLNTPLFSDYTSKFRFVRLPQGTSAKYNAEDAFDFPVGTVIAKTFAYPRDMRQPELSRRLLETRILKHEADGWVGLPYLWNDEQTEATLDVAGGTLDVSWIHTDGTERKNNYIIPNANQCKGCHKQGDAMTPIGPKARQLNRDFAYFHGAENQLAHWTRIGALTGAPTPDAAPRLAVWDDPHSGTLDARARAWLEINCAHCHNPKGPARNSGLDLTIAQTNPTAWGIMKPPVAAGRGSGRLAWDIVPGKPDESILVFRTGSTDAGIMMPELGKRLIHEEGLALVREWIAAMPPAPANPRDGAGDD
- a CDS encoding metallophosphoesterase; the encoded protein is MVASIEYIEGVIATYQRATKANLACAVREGNVIVLTPEIGDDVMITADLHGNRRNFNAIKRIADLEHNPRRHLILQEVCHGGPTYPTNNGDMSHGMLEDVAKLKATYTDRVHFILSNHELAELTDYPILKAKRMLNLMFRLGLQEMYGPATEKVREAYVEFLRSCPLGVRLPGGVFVCHSLPEQVELRGFDTGVLKRPLEALDLKENGDVFRMVWGRDYRPENAKAFAKKVNATTLVHGHEPCPAGFGVPNDTQIILDCCGENATYLMVPLNRTFEHDELVGRITKLA
- a CDS encoding ABC transporter ATP-binding protein, giving the protein MNSYRRALRLTLRHRWTFAASVACAICVAVLWGGNISVIYPFIAVAMEGKSLHEWADKSINHSNDRIQQLTTDEAELQKQLAGAGEPDRKALKTLGRTERELVAERRWNGGMQWIRDRVITPYMPRDAFKTILMIALFLLASTLVKCLFLIVNAILVSRMVQLAIFDLTKTFYRHTLRMDLAHFNAEGASDLMSRFTYDMECLANGLRELFGKFIREPLKMVACLAGAAWISWQLLVLSLLVAPLAALSIGALSKALKRANRRAMEEMSQIYSTLDETLQGIKVVKAFTMERHERNRFHQISKKYYKKSMKIARYDSLTRPLVEMLGLATIVVALLAGAYLGIKQECFLFGIRMSERPLEIQDLMVFFGLLAGASEPARKLSEVFSRLQRASAAAERIYQLIDREPTVFDPPQARPLPRHCRELAFEGIQFHYYPAQPVLQDINLRIAFGETIAIVGPNGCGKSTLANLIPRFYDPIKGSVKLDGVDLRNARLTDIRSQIGLVTQETLLFDDTVYNNIRYGSPHATRAEVMAAAQQAHAQFIETKLEHGYETVVGPRGSMLSGGQRQRISLARAILRDPSILILDEATSQIDLESEQLIHKVLEQFTRNRTTVIITHRMATLALADRIVVMQGGRILDVGAHDELIRRSDLYSRLYSMQFKEAA